The following coding sequences are from one Cygnus olor isolate bCygOlo1 chromosome 2, bCygOlo1.pri.v2, whole genome shotgun sequence window:
- the B4GALT6 gene encoding beta-1,4-galactosyltransferase 6 isoform X3 has protein sequence MPVLRKALRVSNRSMLAFIFFFSFSSSCLYFIYVAPGIANTYLFMVQARGIMLRENVKTIGHMIRLYTNKNTTLNGTDYPEGNNSSDCVAQTTMYLPENFTYSPYQACPEKLPYMRGLIDVNMSEISFDEIQQLFSKDLDIKPGGHWKPKDCKPRWKVAILIPFRNRHEHLPIFFRHLIPMLQKQRLEFAFYVVEQTGTQPFNRAMLFNVGFKEAMKDVVWDCIIFHDVDHLPENDRNYYGCGEMPRHFAAKLDKYMYILPYNEFFGGVSGLTVEQFKKINGFPNAFWGWGGEDDDLWNRVHYAGYNVTRPEGDLGKYKSIPHHHRGEVQFLGRY, from the exons ATGCCCGTGCTCCGCAAGGCGCTGCGGGTCTCCAATCGCTCCATGCTCgccttcatcttcttcttctccttctcctcctcctgcctctaCTTCATCTATGTGGCCCCCGGCATAG CAAACACGTATCTCTTTATGGTGCAAGCTCGTGGTATCATGttgagagaaaatgtaaaaacaataGGACACATGATCAGATTGTACACTAACAAAAACACTACATTGAATGGAACAG attATCCTGAAGGAAACAATTCTAGTGACTGTGTCGCTCAAACAACAATGTATCTTCCAGAAAACTTCACTTACTCTCCTTACCAGgcttgtccagagaagctgccTTACATGA GAGGCCTTATTGACGTCAATATGAGTGAAATTAGTTTTGATGAAATTCAGCAGCTATTTTCAAAAGACTTAGACATTAAACCAGGAGGACACTGGAAACCAAAAGACTGTAAGCCACGATGGAAG GTGGCAATCCTCATTCCTTTTCGGAATCGCCACGAGCATCTTCCAATTTTTTTCCGGCATCTGATACCTATGTTGCAGAAGCAGCGGCTGGAATTTGCCTTCTATGTTGTTGAACAG acAGGTACACAACCTTTTAATCGTGCAATGCTCTTTAATGTTGGCTTCAAGGAGGCTATGAAGGATGTTGTCTGGGACTGCATTATATTTCATGATGTGGATCACTTACCTGAAAATGACCGTAATTATTATGGGTGTGGAGAAATGCCACGTCATTTTGCAGCAAAGCTGGACAAATACATGTACAT tcttCCATACAATGAGTTCTTTGGTGGGGTAAGTGGACTGACAGTGGAGCAATTCAAGAAGATCAATGGATTTCCTAATGCCTTTTGGGGATGGGGTGGAGAAGATGATGATCTTTGGAACAG GGTTCATTATGCTGGATACAACGTAACAAGACCAGAGGGAGATTTAGGGAAGTACAAATCCATTCCTCATCATCACAGAGGTGAAGTCCAGTTTTTAGGACG